Proteins co-encoded in one Dyella japonica A8 genomic window:
- a CDS encoding carbohydrate kinase family protein, which translates to MSAVICGSLAYDTIMVFQDQFKNHILPDQVHILNVSFLVPRMRREFGGCAGNIAYNLKLLGGDPLPVATVGQDFGPYQAHMQKCGIRLDYVRVFDDQFTPQCFITTDLDNNQITAFHPGAMLSAHTNHVRDIPEISFAIVAPDSRDAMLQHVDEFAARGVPFIFDPGQAMPLFDGAEFRSMIEKSTYVIVNDYESQLLQQRTGWTAQEIASRVKAYIVTLGPRGSQIHTEGTMHEIPAARERQVVDPTGCGDAYRAGLIFGIMKGKDWPTVGRMASLMGALKVEHPGTQNQYFDYAQFSAEFKEQFGYSID; encoded by the coding sequence ATGTCTGCCGTCATCTGCGGATCGCTCGCCTACGACACCATCATGGTGTTCCAGGACCAGTTCAAGAACCACATCCTTCCGGACCAGGTCCATATCCTGAACGTGTCGTTCCTGGTGCCCCGCATGCGTCGCGAATTCGGTGGCTGCGCCGGCAACATTGCCTACAACCTCAAGCTGCTCGGCGGCGATCCGCTGCCGGTGGCCACGGTGGGCCAGGATTTTGGCCCCTACCAGGCCCACATGCAGAAGTGCGGCATTCGCCTGGACTACGTGCGCGTGTTCGATGACCAGTTCACGCCGCAGTGCTTCATCACCACCGACCTGGACAACAACCAGATCACGGCCTTCCATCCGGGCGCCATGCTCAGTGCGCACACCAATCACGTGCGCGACATTCCGGAGATCAGCTTCGCCATCGTGGCGCCGGACAGCCGTGATGCGATGCTGCAGCACGTCGACGAGTTCGCGGCGCGCGGCGTGCCCTTCATCTTCGACCCGGGCCAGGCGATGCCGTTGTTCGACGGCGCCGAGTTCCGCTCGATGATCGAGAAGTCCACCTACGTCATCGTCAACGACTATGAGTCGCAGCTGCTGCAGCAGCGCACGGGCTGGACCGCGCAGGAAATCGCCTCGCGCGTGAAGGCCTACATCGTCACGCTGGGCCCGCGCGGTTCGCAGATCCACACCGAAGGTACGATGCATGAAATCCCGGCGGCACGCGAACGCCAGGTGGTGGATCCGACCGGTTGCGGCGACGCTTACCGCGCCGGCCTGATCTTCGGCATCATGAAGGGCAAGGATTGGCCGACCGTCGGTCGCATGGCATCGCTGATGGGTGCGCTGAA